In Bremerella alba, one DNA window encodes the following:
- a CDS encoding ABC transporter permease produces MATGEIQDDLQYHSARHQWDLIDIQELWRFRELIWMFALRDLKVRYRQTFVGIAWAVVQPLAMMLVFSFFFRVSGGKPSESGLPYAITALCGLIPWQLFASTVTSATQSIVANQQLVTKVYFPKIILPISSVTVALVDFSIAFCMLLVVMVWYQVAFTMAILLLPLMIVIVVVCSLAVSLWLSAMNAIYRDVQYLVPFLLQIGLLASPTVYEASMVSPEWRWLYSLNPMVGALEGFRWAILGTAPPALGPMAISLGCMLAILIGGMIYFRRMERFFSDRI; encoded by the coding sequence ATGGCAACCGGCGAAATACAGGACGATCTTCAATACCACAGTGCCCGGCACCAGTGGGACCTGATCGATATTCAGGAACTCTGGCGCTTTCGCGAGCTGATTTGGATGTTTGCTTTGCGGGACCTGAAAGTACGTTATCGACAAACGTTTGTCGGTATTGCTTGGGCCGTGGTTCAGCCGTTAGCAATGATGCTCGTCTTCAGTTTTTTCTTCCGTGTTTCCGGTGGTAAGCCTTCAGAGAGCGGCTTGCCGTACGCAATCACCGCGTTGTGTGGCTTGATTCCTTGGCAATTGTTTGCATCGACTGTAACGTCTGCCACCCAATCGATTGTGGCCAATCAGCAACTGGTGACCAAGGTTTACTTCCCTAAGATCATTCTTCCGATTTCGTCCGTAACCGTGGCCTTGGTCGATTTCAGCATCGCTTTTTGCATGCTGCTCGTCGTAATGGTCTGGTATCAGGTTGCTTTTACTATGGCGATACTTCTGTTGCCGCTGATGATCGTCATTGTCGTGGTTTGCTCGCTCGCCGTATCATTATGGCTATCGGCAATGAATGCGATCTATCGGGATGTTCAATATCTCGTCCCCTTCTTACTCCAGATTGGGTTGCTGGCCAGCCCCACTGTTTATGAGGCCTCGATGGTCTCGCCTGAGTGGCGATGGCTCTATTCGCTCAATCCAATGGTTGGTGCCTTGGAAGGATTTCGCTGGGCGATTCTTGGTACTGCACCACCAGCTTTGGGTCCCATGGCCATCTCTCTAGGTTGTATGCTTGCTATCCTGATCGGCGGAATGATTTACTTCCGACGAATGGAACGTTTTTTTTCAGATCGAATCTAA
- a CDS encoding FecR domain-containing protein → MSEANNADNCRLNDLIAGLIDGSITDDQFHRLDQMLKDDPVSRQHYLDALQIHEDLPEVASLSNEGQTVEVASQKRETESNPSFAFWQTGLAIALLLPIAFLVGALLPLGGSPLAQNANSQTANIQPTTHKQIVNDVRFANLAHARFFGEMPPKINVSPLKNRDYVLKEGMVELAFKRGASVIIEGPAVFRVESEERLALDVGRCSVHAPEGAEGFQVETPEVNVIDRGTRFSVHVLEDNATEVQVVEGAADIYGKKTIARENVQSEIFELRLKPAEARRFSYGDSQEAVTVPYKADQYQRQLPDRIVAYEATMSEDGRADELLSVQVQRGGETYKYPVEDLIGSQITHFHAQDSHGYLIGEAALPVVHSSLASDRSICTGVINIGGSQQQLTDDPILVVDESNGQYGTPGMAIRFERPVKNGPGADVVFFELQVFSNPLDGDAFHISPLEFRDGLHSHTVTSYDLTLESPEALKVQPLFLQKFDNVPRSLSQLESFRSTPMIQAVKFQAIAVGIDLSDLGYEEGAEVEGLFFQDALNDDDIVDPTFIAGLPEVERPQPNNLSKAKP, encoded by the coding sequence GTGAGCGAAGCGAACAACGCCGATAATTGCCGACTGAACGATCTAATCGCGGGACTTATTGATGGATCGATCACCGATGATCAATTTCATCGTCTCGACCAAATGCTGAAAGACGATCCTGTATCGCGACAACACTACCTGGACGCTCTGCAAATCCATGAGGATTTGCCTGAGGTTGCTTCTCTTTCGAATGAAGGTCAGACGGTCGAGGTCGCTTCCCAGAAAAGAGAAACTGAAAGCAACCCAAGCTTTGCCTTTTGGCAAACAGGACTGGCAATCGCCCTTTTGCTACCGATCGCGTTTCTCGTAGGAGCATTACTTCCGCTTGGTGGGAGTCCACTTGCCCAGAACGCGAACTCCCAAACCGCCAATATACAACCGACGACGCATAAGCAAATAGTCAATGACGTACGGTTCGCCAATTTAGCGCATGCTCGATTCTTCGGCGAAATGCCACCTAAGATCAATGTTTCTCCTCTCAAGAACCGTGACTATGTGTTAAAGGAAGGAATGGTGGAACTCGCCTTTAAGCGAGGTGCTTCCGTAATAATCGAAGGCCCTGCAGTATTTCGCGTTGAATCGGAAGAAAGATTGGCTCTCGATGTTGGCCGTTGTAGCGTTCATGCACCTGAGGGAGCCGAAGGTTTTCAGGTAGAGACTCCTGAGGTGAATGTCATTGATCGAGGAACTCGATTCTCAGTTCATGTATTGGAGGACAATGCTACCGAAGTGCAAGTTGTCGAAGGGGCGGCGGACATATATGGAAAAAAAACGATTGCCAGGGAAAACGTTCAAAGCGAAATCTTTGAATTGCGACTTAAACCAGCCGAAGCTCGTCGATTTTCGTACGGAGACTCCCAGGAAGCGGTCACTGTTCCTTACAAGGCCGATCAGTATCAGCGGCAATTGCCTGATCGAATTGTCGCGTATGAAGCGACTATGTCTGAAGATGGCCGGGCCGATGAATTACTGAGCGTCCAGGTTCAACGTGGTGGCGAGACTTATAAATATCCGGTTGAAGATCTTATCGGTTCTCAGATCACACATTTTCATGCCCAAGATAGCCATGGCTATTTGATCGGAGAGGCCGCCTTGCCGGTAGTTCATTCCAGTCTAGCTTCAGACCGAAGCATCTGTACCGGCGTAATTAATATTGGTGGGAGCCAGCAGCAATTAACGGATGATCCAATTTTGGTCGTTGATGAAAGTAATGGGCAATATGGAACGCCTGGCATGGCGATTCGATTTGAACGTCCCGTTAAGAATGGTCCTGGGGCGGACGTAGTCTTCTTTGAACTGCAAGTGTTCTCCAACCCGCTCGACGGAGATGCGTTTCACATTAGCCCACTCGAATTTCGTGATGGTTTGCATTCGCACACTGTAACATCGTACGACCTTACTCTCGAGTCTCCGGAAGCACTGAAAGTTCAGCCACTGTTCCTGCAGAAGTTTGACAACGTTCCACGTTCACTTTCCCAATTAGAATCCTTCCGTTCGACTCCGATGATTCAGGCCGTTAAATTTCAAGCGATTGCGGTGGGGATCGATCTCTCCGATCTCGGCTATGAGGAAGGGGCCGAGGTCGAAGGTTTGTTTTTTCAAGATGCCCTGAATGATGATGATATAGTCGATCCTACATTCATCGCGGGACTTCCTGAGGTAGAGCGACCGCAACCAAATAACCTCTCAAAAGCGAAGCCGTAA
- the pseB gene encoding UDP-N-acetylglucosamine 4,6-dehydratase (inverting), translated as MNNVLITGGTGSFGNALVKRLFTLNEVPSRIVIYSRDELKQYEMRQRFPADKYPQLRFFIGDVRDGERLTRAMEGVDTVVHAAALKQVPTAEYNPFECIQTNVMGAQNVITAALQQNVHKVVALSTDKACAPINLYGATKLCSDKLFIAANNIKGPRSITFSVVRYGNVMGSRGSVIPFFLERRNSGTLPITDPRMTRFNILLSEGVDLVLTALKKSLGGELFVPKIPSYRITDVAKAIGPDCTQEIVGIRAGEKLHEEMITAIDSLQTLETDDHFIIVPSHPHLGLTSQINSFAEFHEAQLVPEGFSYRSDENAQWLTIDDIRNLIETQTF; from the coding sequence ATGAATAACGTTCTTATTACCGGTGGCACTGGATCGTTTGGAAACGCGCTTGTCAAGCGACTTTTCACCTTGAATGAAGTGCCTTCACGCATTGTCATCTACTCGCGAGACGAACTAAAGCAGTATGAAATGAGACAGCGATTTCCCGCTGACAAGTACCCCCAGCTACGGTTTTTTATTGGGGATGTTCGTGATGGCGAAAGATTAACGCGTGCTATGGAAGGAGTCGACACAGTCGTTCACGCTGCGGCATTAAAGCAAGTGCCAACCGCCGAATACAATCCTTTTGAATGTATTCAAACTAACGTCATGGGTGCCCAAAACGTTATCACGGCTGCCTTGCAACAGAACGTCCACAAGGTCGTAGCGTTGTCGACAGATAAAGCGTGTGCTCCCATCAATTTGTATGGGGCCACGAAACTCTGCTCGGATAAACTGTTTATTGCGGCCAACAATATTAAGGGACCTCGCAGTATTACATTTTCAGTCGTCCGTTACGGCAACGTAATGGGCTCCCGTGGTTCAGTTATTCCGTTCTTTTTGGAACGTCGCAATAGCGGAACGCTTCCTATTACTGACCCCCGTATGACTCGATTCAATATCCTTTTAAGCGAAGGGGTCGACTTGGTCCTAACTGCCCTAAAGAAATCGCTGGGAGGTGAATTATTCGTTCCGAAAATCCCTTCCTATCGAATTACTGATGTCGCTAAGGCGATTGGGCCAGATTGTACACAGGAAATCGTCGGCATCCGTGCTGGCGAAAAACTGCATGAGGAAATGATCACCGCCATTGATTCCCTGCAGACATTAGAGACCGACGACCATTTCATTATTGTTCCCTCTCATCCGCATCTCGGCTTAACCTCTCAAATCAACAGTTTCGCTGAATTCCATGAGGCACAACTTGTACCGGAAGGCTTCTCGTATCGCTCAGATGAAAATGCTCAATGGTTGACTATCGATGATATTCGTAATTTGATTGAAACCCAAACCTTTTAA
- a CDS encoding ABC transporter ATP-binding protein gives MPKHAIRVEGLGKRFKIGVQHGGHRLTEMISGYARSAINTPVRYLRTLRKAKSPSAPPPASEYWAFRDLNFDILQGEVVGIIGRNGAGKSTLLKVLSRITEPTEGRFGVRGRISSLLEVGTGFHPELTGRENIYLSGVVLGMKRAEIKRKFDQIVDFSGTEKFLETPVKRFSSGMQVRLGFAIAAFLEPEILIVDEVLAVGDHEFQKKCLGKMSAIAEEGRTIIFVSHNAGAVQQMCSRCIWLRDGSIHGDGDPQSVLRDYMSPDQGDLYNLPVKGNLGVEIRSILLNEVPLSDNQCIRFTSPCDLTFEIGAETPLPNLQLMVRIGSGESPLCELNTAYDAKSIASGRGNQVSVTCQIQSLPFYPGTYDLSLRLRGAGMSRDLLAWTPVGELKIVPDFELADSDNTQFHNAFETRPPVHCSHTWTVQRNEKAHATTRN, from the coding sequence ATGCCGAAACACGCAATCCGAGTCGAAGGACTGGGAAAGAGATTTAAGATTGGAGTCCAGCATGGCGGTCATCGGCTGACCGAAATGATCTCTGGTTACGCGCGCTCGGCAATCAACACACCTGTGCGATACTTGCGTACTCTTCGCAAAGCCAAGAGTCCGTCAGCTCCTCCTCCAGCGTCCGAATATTGGGCTTTTCGTGATCTGAATTTCGACATCCTACAAGGCGAAGTCGTTGGAATTATCGGCAGAAATGGGGCTGGAAAAAGCACTCTTTTGAAAGTGCTGTCACGAATTACTGAGCCAACCGAAGGCCGCTTTGGTGTGCGGGGTCGAATCAGTTCTCTTCTAGAAGTCGGCACAGGCTTTCATCCAGAACTTACGGGCCGTGAAAACATTTACCTAAGCGGCGTTGTCCTGGGCATGAAGCGTGCTGAGATCAAACGGAAGTTTGATCAAATAGTTGATTTTTCAGGTACGGAAAAATTCCTGGAAACGCCGGTCAAGCGATTCTCGTCGGGAATGCAAGTCCGGCTTGGGTTTGCAATAGCTGCATTCTTGGAACCTGAAATTTTGATCGTGGACGAGGTTCTCGCGGTTGGGGACCACGAGTTTCAGAAGAAATGCTTGGGCAAGATGTCGGCCATAGCTGAAGAAGGCCGCACGATAATCTTTGTCAGCCATAACGCTGGTGCCGTGCAACAAATGTGCTCGCGTTGTATCTGGCTTCGAGATGGTTCGATACACGGTGATGGTGATCCACAGTCGGTCCTTCGCGATTATATGTCTCCAGATCAAGGGGATCTCTACAACTTACCCGTGAAGGGAAATCTCGGAGTAGAGATTCGTTCAATCTTGCTCAATGAAGTTCCCCTAAGCGACAACCAATGCATTCGCTTTACTTCACCATGCGATCTGACATTCGAGATTGGTGCGGAAACACCCCTCCCCAATCTTCAACTGATGGTACGCATTGGCAGCGGAGAGTCTCCTCTCTGCGAACTAAACACCGCCTACGACGCGAAAAGCATTGCGTCTGGCCGGGGCAATCAAGTTTCAGTTACCTGCCAGATTCAATCCCTGCCATTTTATCCCGGCACCTATGATCTTTCGCTAAGACTCCGAGGTGCCGGGATGAGTCGAGACTTGCTTGCCTGGACACCGGTAGGGGAACTTAAAATAGTCCCCGATTTTGAACTCGCAGATAGCGACAACACCCAATTCCACAACGCATTCGAGACTCGTCCGCCGGTCCACTGTTCTCATACTTGGACTGTTCAGCGAAATGAGAAGGCTCACGCGACAACCAGAAATTGA
- a CDS encoding DUF1553 domain-containing protein, producing MNRIRPLLILCLLIASWDLPLVFAEEPVASWEFGTEEETPLRSVGGVHRDTTGPRPPDFPDFPVNNTAVEFDGSGSRFVFSDPGKLSPFDFTNGDEITLEAWVDIRELREGENTYVIGKGRTNRPGFSRDNQNWALRVRRLNGKACVSFLFATPNSAAGQNHWHRWTSREGFVPRSGWHHIAATYRFGESKSIGTWIDGQKVDGFWDMGGPTEEAPIVDDDEIWIGSSMGGASTTSFRGGLDSIAIHREILSDEILEKRFRFEGQRAVVGPAPEAMPDLGFIPPNEVQVTFHEGFPAHDRWLMSDESFPEASALWAGKSFLLDQLPVRYDDWGIRTAWKAPVVVRMAGNVMLPQGEHTLLLRARSMSRVWIDGKLIAKTTPLSGSPDGEEPITPITKPPAPGHRAKWHRCKEVKETLSIEKSGPVRVVVEAIAGGKRFRAEPGELTVAISTDGEETFSILRPLNLSSDPLPLTDHAVEAELDRISASMTRLNDRNRHIAAATQGKWWEQRHEIGREWVAQNPQPDIPATSSRVEHPIDAFIVARIEEVKATSGDLPMSEANHFQSKVLPILRGECFRCHGEKDKGGLSLNARDLAVLGGFSGEPAIKPGDPHASEIISRMRSSEEDTRMPPTGKRVSEEKIQILEKWIADGAIWPEASLAEGRTERAQIVDDATFIRRAYLDTVGVVPSEADVREFLKGDSPNKREQLINRLLADPRWADHWVGYWQDLLAENPTMINATLNATGPFRWFLYDSLVDDKGIDRMVTELMMMRGSSPEGGSAGFAQAAQNDSPFAAKGHVVASAFLGVEMQCARCHDSPYHSTTQRDLYSLAAMFARKSVTVPKSSTVPPGFFEAKERDSLIEVTLKPGEPVTPTWPFAQLTGAEDNEQLWSLMQNKGDSREKLATLITAPQNTRFAQVIANRVWRRLIGAGLVELPHDWEGNPPSHPELLEWLAKELVANDYDIKHLAKVIMTSDLYQQEAIGENLSAEPMHRLFNAPERRRMTAEQIVDSLYAATGQEMNVETMTVDPDGRRAAGSRNNFGTPHRSWMFVSLSNERDRPSLTFPYAAMVSEVLTAFGWSADRQAPKTDRETDPNVRQPAVMANSNLTINLTKAAYNSPLADLAVDAKSVDALIDSVFLRLLSRYPTPEERTLFHERLSDGFVNRLVPQSKVVQPKPWDRLPQVTWSNHLRSEANTIQQQHAERVRQGPPADPRLQSEWRMRYEDFVWSVANLKEFVWMP from the coding sequence ATGAATCGTATCCGTCCCCTCTTGATACTCTGTCTACTGATAGCGTCTTGGGATTTACCACTTGTATTCGCGGAGGAGCCGGTCGCTAGCTGGGAATTTGGAACCGAAGAGGAGACTCCGCTGAGATCGGTTGGGGGTGTCCATCGTGATACGACTGGTCCTAGGCCACCGGATTTTCCCGATTTTCCGGTCAATAATACGGCTGTTGAATTCGATGGAAGTGGTTCTCGGTTTGTCTTTTCTGATCCGGGTAAGCTTAGTCCGTTTGATTTCACCAACGGAGACGAGATTACCTTGGAAGCTTGGGTCGATATTCGCGAACTGCGTGAAGGGGAAAACACGTATGTGATTGGCAAAGGGCGAACGAATCGGCCAGGCTTCTCACGAGACAATCAGAACTGGGCGCTTCGAGTTCGACGTCTCAATGGCAAGGCATGCGTGAGTTTCCTCTTCGCCACGCCGAACTCTGCTGCCGGTCAAAACCATTGGCATCGTTGGACGTCTCGCGAAGGATTTGTTCCTCGTAGTGGGTGGCACCATATCGCCGCGACTTATCGCTTTGGTGAATCGAAGAGTATCGGTACCTGGATCGACGGACAGAAGGTGGACGGTTTCTGGGATATGGGTGGCCCGACGGAGGAGGCCCCTATTGTTGACGATGATGAAATATGGATCGGCTCGTCGATGGGAGGAGCATCCACAACAAGTTTCCGAGGTGGGCTCGACTCGATTGCCATTCATCGCGAGATTCTTAGTGACGAAATACTCGAGAAGCGTTTTCGGTTTGAGGGACAGCGAGCGGTCGTTGGTCCTGCGCCGGAAGCGATGCCAGATCTGGGCTTCATTCCTCCCAACGAAGTTCAAGTAACCTTTCATGAAGGATTTCCTGCCCACGATCGCTGGCTGATGTCGGACGAGTCCTTCCCGGAAGCATCGGCACTTTGGGCTGGAAAGTCTTTCCTGCTCGATCAACTTCCTGTGCGCTATGACGACTGGGGCATCCGCACGGCCTGGAAAGCTCCTGTGGTTGTACGTATGGCTGGTAATGTGATGCTTCCCCAAGGTGAACATACGCTGCTTTTACGTGCCCGAAGCATGTCGCGAGTGTGGATCGATGGGAAGTTGATTGCAAAGACGACGCCTCTTTCGGGTTCCCCGGATGGCGAGGAACCGATTACCCCGATCACCAAGCCGCCTGCTCCTGGCCATCGCGCGAAGTGGCATCGCTGCAAGGAAGTGAAAGAGACGCTTTCGATTGAGAAGTCCGGTCCAGTCCGGGTAGTGGTGGAAGCGATCGCTGGTGGCAAGCGTTTCCGAGCAGAACCGGGGGAACTAACCGTTGCCATCAGCACTGATGGCGAAGAGACCTTTTCCATTTTGCGGCCATTAAATCTGTCCAGCGATCCTCTTCCGTTGACAGACCATGCTGTCGAAGCGGAACTGGACCGCATTTCGGCTTCCATGACCCGACTCAATGACAGGAATCGTCACATCGCGGCTGCCACTCAGGGCAAATGGTGGGAACAAAGACATGAAATTGGTCGAGAATGGGTTGCTCAAAATCCGCAGCCAGATATTCCCGCAACTTCGTCCAGGGTAGAGCATCCGATCGACGCTTTTATTGTTGCTCGGATTGAAGAAGTGAAAGCCACCAGTGGCGATTTGCCAATGTCCGAAGCGAATCACTTCCAGTCGAAGGTGCTTCCCATTCTTCGTGGCGAGTGTTTTCGTTGTCATGGCGAAAAGGACAAGGGAGGTCTCTCACTGAACGCGCGTGATTTGGCTGTGCTCGGAGGCTTCTCCGGCGAGCCAGCGATTAAACCGGGCGATCCACATGCCAGCGAAATAATTTCTCGAATGAGAAGCTCCGAGGAAGACACACGAATGCCGCCAACCGGTAAGCGTGTGTCGGAGGAGAAAATCCAAATTCTCGAAAAGTGGATTGCCGATGGAGCTATATGGCCAGAGGCTTCACTAGCTGAAGGACGTACTGAGCGAGCCCAAATTGTAGATGACGCAACGTTTATCCGGCGGGCTTATCTCGATACGGTCGGTGTTGTTCCATCTGAGGCCGATGTGAGGGAGTTTCTAAAGGGCGATTCGCCGAACAAGAGAGAGCAACTGATCAATCGATTGCTCGCCGATCCTCGTTGGGCAGATCACTGGGTCGGCTACTGGCAGGACCTACTGGCCGAGAATCCTACGATGATCAATGCCACCCTCAACGCAACAGGTCCCTTTCGATGGTTCTTGTACGATTCTCTTGTCGATGATAAGGGAATCGATCGAATGGTTACCGAGTTAATGATGATGCGTGGAAGTAGTCCCGAAGGTGGCAGCGCGGGTTTCGCCCAGGCAGCCCAGAACGATTCGCCGTTTGCAGCCAAAGGGCATGTCGTGGCGAGTGCCTTTCTTGGTGTTGAGATGCAATGTGCTCGCTGCCATGACTCGCCGTATCACTCTACTACCCAACGCGATCTCTATTCGCTTGCGGCAATGTTTGCCCGTAAATCGGTGACCGTGCCCAAGTCGAGTACCGTGCCGCCAGGCTTTTTTGAAGCGAAAGAGCGAGATTCCTTGATTGAGGTGACGCTAAAGCCTGGCGAACCTGTAACGCCAACATGGCCCTTCGCTCAACTAACAGGGGCAGAGGATAACGAGCAACTATGGAGCTTAATGCAGAATAAGGGAGATAGTCGCGAAAAGTTGGCGACATTGATCACCGCACCGCAAAACACACGATTTGCGCAGGTGATTGCCAACCGCGTCTGGCGTCGGCTCATTGGTGCTGGGCTCGTCGAACTGCCGCACGACTGGGAGGGAAATCCGCCAAGCCATCCGGAACTCCTCGAGTGGCTGGCAAAAGAGCTTGTCGCCAACGACTATGACATCAAGCATCTGGCTAAAGTGATCATGACATCAGATCTCTATCAGCAAGAGGCTATTGGAGAGAACTTGAGTGCGGAGCCAATGCATCGGCTGTTCAACGCTCCGGAACGCCGCCGCATGACGGCCGAGCAAATTGTCGACTCACTGTATGCCGCAACGGGGCAAGAAATGAATGTCGAAACGATGACGGTCGATCCGGATGGTCGTCGTGCCGCCGGCAGTCGGAATAACTTCGGCACCCCACATCGCAGTTGGATGTTCGTGAGTCTGTCTAACGAACGTGATCGACCGAGCCTTACGTTTCCTTACGCGGCGATGGTCTCGGAAGTGCTTACTGCGTTTGGATGGTCTGCCGATCGACAGGCACCAAAGACGGATCGTGAAACAGATCCGAACGTTCGCCAGCCAGCGGTCATGGCAAATAGCAATCTAACCATCAATTTGACCAAAGCCGCTTACAATTCTCCCTTAGCCGACTTGGCAGTCGATGCGAAATCGGTCGATGCTTTGATCGACTCGGTGTTTCTACGTCTATTGAGTCGATATCCCACGCCGGAGGAACGAACGCTGTTTCACGAGCGACTTTCTGATGGCTTCGTTAATCGACTGGTTCCGCAAAGTAAAGTTGTGCAACCGAAACCATGGGACCGGTTGCCGCAGGTCACTTGGTCGAATCACTTACGTTCGGAAGCGAATACGATTCAGCAGCAGCATGCCGAACGTGTTCGCCAAGGCCCGCCGGCTGACCCACGTCTTCAGTCCGAGTGGCGGATGCGATACGAAGACTTCGTCTGGAGCGTTGCTAACCTCAAAGAATTCGTTTGGATGCCCTAA
- a CDS encoding sigma-70 family RNA polymerase sigma factor — MEFTKQNEEFVRLYAKAEGRLRRYVGALVPVTSDVDDILQETAIALMRKFDQYDVTQPFFNWACRFALYEVMQHRKRAKTRGRHFSEEVVESIAAEYQQHQQLSDLRKAALSVCLRKLKSQDRKLVELRYFSEETVESLATRIEEPTAKLYRSLARIRYLLANCVRRSLAASEGAS; from the coding sequence GTGGAATTTACAAAGCAGAATGAAGAATTTGTTCGGTTGTACGCCAAGGCAGAAGGTCGTTTACGGCGATATGTCGGTGCATTGGTGCCTGTGACGTCCGATGTTGATGACATCCTTCAAGAGACAGCGATAGCTCTCATGCGGAAGTTTGATCAATATGATGTGACCCAACCGTTCTTCAATTGGGCATGTCGTTTTGCTTTGTACGAGGTAATGCAGCATCGTAAACGAGCCAAGACTCGCGGGCGGCATTTCTCGGAAGAAGTAGTCGAATCTATCGCTGCCGAGTATCAACAACATCAGCAGCTATCCGATCTGCGAAAAGCAGCGTTATCCGTTTGTCTCCGTAAGCTAAAAAGCCAGGACCGTAAACTGGTCGAATTGCGGTACTTCAGTGAAGAAACAGTGGAAAGCTTAGCAACGAGAATCGAAGAGCCTACGGCGAAACTCTATCGTTCGTTGGCACGAATTAGATATCTACTGGCCAACTGCGTGCGTAGATCGCTGGCGGCCTCGGAGGGCGCATCGTGA
- a CDS encoding DUF1559 domain-containing protein has product MKRLSRSRQLGFTLVELLVVIAIIGILIALLLPAVQQAREAARRMQCSNNLKQMGLACHNYMDISQESFPPGSYYKLQSGQWDSHGWAVAILPFIEQNALYDQYNFSLNPLAAAQQDIRKTVVDGFICPSFNGDSKNTSGALYSDGALLTYQGIAGVYFNDSVLDQNLPGNAGHGMITSNGVFRINGERRAADIVDGLSNTIMIGDYAHRDRTGVNSGFPGNVRVWIAGTTSTVNGALYNVKIIYEDTINSRRDRNDGIAFNHLPFTSKHPGGGSFLAADGSVHFLPETINFEVYQAIATIDGGESHSIP; this is encoded by the coding sequence ATGAAACGATTGTCTCGATCACGTCAGCTCGGATTTACGCTTGTGGAGTTGCTTGTTGTCATCGCCATCATTGGGATCTTAATTGCTCTCTTACTGCCGGCCGTGCAACAAGCCCGTGAGGCCGCTCGTCGAATGCAGTGTTCGAACAACCTTAAGCAGATGGGCCTTGCTTGCCACAATTATATGGACATTAGCCAAGAAAGCTTTCCGCCAGGCTCGTATTACAAGCTGCAATCTGGTCAATGGGACTCGCATGGCTGGGCGGTGGCGATACTGCCATTCATTGAACAGAACGCTTTGTACGATCAGTACAATTTTTCGCTGAACCCCTTGGCCGCAGCGCAACAAGACATTCGGAAGACAGTCGTCGATGGCTTCATCTGTCCCAGTTTCAATGGCGACTCTAAGAATACATCCGGTGCGTTATATTCCGATGGAGCACTGCTTACCTATCAAGGTATCGCGGGCGTCTACTTTAATGACTCGGTACTCGATCAAAATCTTCCCGGCAATGCAGGGCACGGGATGATCACATCCAACGGAGTGTTTCGCATTAATGGCGAACGCCGTGCTGCCGATATTGTTGATGGGTTGAGTAATACGATCATGATTGGCGATTACGCTCACCGTGATCGCACAGGCGTAAATAGTGGTTTTCCAGGAAATGTGCGAGTTTGGATCGCTGGCACAACGAGCACCGTTAATGGTGCCCTCTACAACGTCAAGATCATTTACGAAGACACGATCAACTCTCGCCGTGATCGAAACGACGGGATTGCGTTCAATCATCTTCCGTTCACCAGCAAGCATCCAGGCGGTGGCAGTTTTCTTGCAGCGGACGGTAGCGTTCACTTCCTGCCAGAGACTATTAATTTTGAAGTTTACCAAGCAATTGCCACGATCGATGGCGGCGAGTCGCATTCGATCCCCTAG